In one window of Flavobacterium ginsengisoli DNA:
- a CDS encoding NUDIX hydrolase, protein MNFQDFLKYVPNIIPVELPAVTSHLKMAPKERIEGLKNLDIEALNARMAGVMMLFYPKQEKTHLVLIVRNAYDGVHSAQIAFPGGKYEKEDLDFETTALRETHEEVGITSDKINIVKRFSPMYIPPSNFLVHPFLGIATEELSFYPDIREVAGIIELPLSVFLNDDIIIEARLSTSYGANILVPAFNIQNHIVWGATAMILSELRDVLQAVIAKEI, encoded by the coding sequence ATGAATTTTCAAGACTTTTTGAAATATGTTCCCAATATAATTCCTGTAGAGCTGCCAGCAGTAACCTCACATTTAAAAATGGCACCCAAAGAACGTATAGAAGGATTAAAAAATCTTGATATCGAAGCGTTAAATGCAAGAATGGCTGGAGTAATGATGCTCTTTTATCCAAAACAAGAAAAAACGCATCTTGTTTTGATTGTTAGAAACGCTTATGATGGTGTTCATTCGGCTCAGATTGCATTTCCGGGAGGCAAGTATGAAAAGGAAGATTTAGATTTTGAAACCACAGCACTTAGAGAAACACATGAGGAAGTAGGAATTACTAGTGACAAAATAAATATAGTTAAGCGTTTTTCTCCAATGTATATTCCGCCAAGTAATTTTTTGGTGCATCCGTTTTTAGGAATTGCAACAGAAGAACTTTCTTTTTACCCTGATATAAGAGAGGTAGCCGGAATTATAGAATTGCCTTTGTCTGTTTTTTTAAATGATGATATTATTATCGAAGCCAGATTATCAACTTCTTATGGGGCAAATATTTTAGTTCCAGCCTTTAATATTCAGAACCATATTGTTTGGGGAGCCACGGCGATGATTTTGAGTGAATTGAGAGATGTTTTGCAAGCAGTTATTGCAAAAGAAATTTGA
- a CDS encoding lysophospholipid acyltransferase family protein produces the protein MGLFKRNPFGHILFIKKWLIRILGAMTHRRYRGFNELQIEGSEIIKTLPDNNVLFISNHQTYFADVVAMFHVFNASLSGRQDTIKNIGYLWQPKMNIYYVAAKETMQAGLLPRILAYVGAITVERTWRAKGVDVTEKREVNPNDTENIRIALEDGWVITFPQGTTKSFKPVRKGTAHIIKQHKPIVIPIVIDGFRRSFDKKGLRMKKKGILQSFIIKEPLDIDYENDTIEQIVEKVEYAIEQHPSFLKVIPAEEIKVQEELNKLRRWDY, from the coding sequence ATGGGATTGTTTAAACGAAATCCTTTTGGGCATATATTATTCATCAAGAAATGGTTAATCCGTATTTTGGGAGCCATGACTCATAGAAGATATAGAGGTTTTAATGAATTACAGATTGAAGGATCTGAGATTATTAAAACGCTTCCAGATAATAATGTTTTGTTTATATCCAATCACCAGACTTATTTTGCAGATGTGGTAGCGATGTTTCATGTGTTTAATGCGAGTTTATCTGGACGTCAGGATACAATTAAAAATATTGGTTATCTGTGGCAACCTAAAATGAACATTTATTATGTTGCGGCAAAAGAGACTATGCAAGCTGGTTTGCTACCGAGAATTTTGGCTTATGTCGGTGCAATTACCGTTGAACGAACATGGCGCGCAAAAGGTGTTGATGTTACCGAAAAACGTGAAGTGAACCCAAACGATACTGAAAATATTAGAATTGCTCTTGAAGATGGTTGGGTAATTACTTTTCCTCAAGGAACTACAAAATCATTTAAGCCTGTTCGTAAAGGAACTGCACATATTATCAAACAGCACAAACCAATCGTTATTCCAATTGTAATTGATGGTTTCCGCAGATCATTTGATAAAAAAGGACTTCGAATGAAGAAAAAAGGAATTCTGCAATCTTTCATCATCAAAGAACCTCTAGATATTGATTATGAAAATGATACAATCGAACAAATTGTAGAAAAAGTAGAATACGCAATTGAACAACATCCATCATTTTTAAAAGTTATTCCTGCCGAAGAAATTAAAGTACAAGAAGAACTGAATAAATTAAGACGTTGGGATTATTAA
- a CDS encoding DUF3810 domain-containing protein gives MKSKYVLPLFLIVQIIFYKILPYFPDFVEGFYSKNLFARISHFSRTVLGNIPFSVGDIIYAILMISIISWFWKIRGTWKTNWKDHLLKIIGKISVFYFFFHLLWAFNYYRKPLFEKMEIKREYTDADLLAFTKRLIAKTNEVQFQITKNKSSKIVFPYSQKESFNMILNGYDNLAKEHPYFEYKTLSVKKSLFSLPLTYMGFGGYLNPFTNEAQINDLLPMYTFPLTTSHEMAHQIGFASESECNFIGLLASVKNDNLYYQYAGYSFALRYCLGIWQFKNEKIFEILKKQVNTGILKNYQEDQDFWKKYDTFIDEGFHFLWDSFLKTNNQKDGMKSYSKFIDLTINYYKTREL, from the coding sequence GTGAAATCAAAATACGTTTTACCTTTATTTCTAATAGTTCAAATCATTTTTTATAAAATCCTTCCATACTTCCCTGATTTTGTTGAAGGTTTTTACAGTAAAAATTTATTTGCTAGGATTTCACATTTTTCTAGAACAGTTTTAGGTAATATTCCGTTTTCTGTCGGCGACATTATTTATGCTATTTTGATGATTTCTATAATTAGCTGGTTTTGGAAAATAAGAGGGACATGGAAGACGAATTGGAAAGATCATCTTTTAAAAATAATAGGCAAAATTTCTGTTTTTTACTTTTTCTTCCATTTGCTTTGGGCTTTCAATTATTATCGCAAACCTCTTTTTGAAAAAATGGAAATCAAAAGAGAATATACCGATGCTGATCTTTTGGCTTTCACTAAAAGATTAATTGCAAAGACGAATGAAGTTCAGTTTCAAATCACAAAAAATAAAAGCTCTAAAATTGTCTTTCCATATTCACAGAAAGAGTCATTTAACATGATTTTAAACGGTTATGATAATTTAGCAAAAGAACATCCTTATTTTGAATACAAAACCTTAAGCGTAAAAAAATCATTGTTCAGCCTTCCTTTAACTTATATGGGATTTGGTGGTTATTTAAATCCATTTACAAACGAAGCGCAAATTAACGACTTATTGCCAATGTACACTTTTCCGCTAACCACATCTCACGAAATGGCACACCAGATTGGTTTTGCAAGTGAAAGTGAATGCAATTTTATTGGCCTTTTGGCTTCTGTCAAAAATGACAATTTATATTATCAATATGCAGGATATAGTTTTGCATTACGTTATTGTCTCGGAATCTGGCAGTTTAAAAACGAGAAAATTTTTGAAATATTAAAGAAACAAGTAAATACGGGAATTTTAAAAAACTATCAAGAAGACCAAGATTTCTGGAAAAAATATGACACATTTATAGACGAAGGTTTTCATTTTCTATGGGATAGTTTTTTAAAAACAAATAACCAAAAAGATGGAATGAAAAGCTATAGTAAGTTTATCGATTTGACGATTAATTACTATAAAACAAGAGAACTATAA
- a CDS encoding RNA polymerase sigma factor, whose protein sequence is MSENLEQSFVAQLQANQNIIHKICRLYTAGEDAHKDLFQEITIQLWKAYPKFRGDSKFSTWTYRVALNTAITLYRKTKRTISTVDYENHQHFVKDVDYNYEEEEQIKLMYKAVYQLNDIEKALVFMYLEDKDYQEIAETLGISEVNARVKMNRIKGKLKKILNP, encoded by the coding sequence ATGAGCGAAAATCTAGAACAGTCATTTGTTGCGCAGCTGCAGGCAAATCAGAATATAATCCACAAGATTTGTAGATTATATACTGCTGGTGAAGATGCTCATAAAGATCTGTTTCAAGAGATTACCATTCAGCTTTGGAAAGCTTATCCAAAATTTAGAGGCGACAGTAAATTTTCGACTTGGACATATCGTGTTGCCTTAAACACAGCGATTACCTTATACCGCAAAACCAAAAGAACTATATCGACCGTAGATTATGAAAACCACCAACATTTTGTAAAAGATGTTGACTACAATTATGAAGAAGAAGAACAGATTAAACTGATGTATAAAGCAGTTTATCAATTAAATGACATCGAAAAGGCATTAGTTTTTATGTATTTAGAAGACAAAGATTATCAAGAAATAGCTGAAACCTTAGGAATCAGCGAAGTGAATGCGCGCGTGAAAATGAACAGAATTAAGGGGAAACTTAAAAAAATACTAAATCCTTAA
- a CDS encoding DEAD/DEAH box helicase, translating to MNKFEQLGLNESLLKAILDLGFENPSEVQEKAIPLLLEKDTDMVALAQTGTGKTAAFGFPLIQKIDADNRNTQALVLSPTRELCLQITNELKNYSKYEKGINVVAVYGGASITEQAREIKRGAQIIVATPGRMQDMINRGLVNIKNIDYCILDEADEMLNMGFYEDIVSILSDTPDEKSTWLFSATMPQEVARIAKQFMSEPVEITVGAKNSGSSTVSHEFYLVNARDRYEALKRLADANPDIFSVVFCRTKRDTQAIAEKLIEDGYSAAALHGDLSQAQRDGVMKSFRGRQIQMLVATDVAARGIDVDNVTHVVNYQLPDEIETYNHRSGRTGRAGKLGTSIVIVTKSELRKISSIERIIKQKFEEKTIPSGIEICEIQLLHLANKIKDTEVDHEIDNYLPAINNVLEDLSKEELIKKMVSVEFNRFITYYKKNRDISVQSGERRERGDSEPREFSNNGAVRYFVNIGSRDNFDWMSLKDYLKETLDLGRDDIFKVDVKEGFSFFNTDPQHTDKVMDVLNNLQLEGRRINVEISKNDGGGRRDHNNRGGGRNSGGPRREGNFAPRREGGFRSDRNSSRDGGSREGGSRDGGFRGDRNSAPRRDGGFRSSAPRSEGGSDRAPRRSENFGDSSRPRRSRRD from the coding sequence ATGAATAAATTTGAACAATTAGGATTGAATGAATCGTTACTGAAGGCGATTTTAGATCTAGGATTTGAAAATCCGTCAGAGGTACAGGAAAAGGCGATTCCCCTATTATTGGAAAAAGACACGGATATGGTTGCGTTGGCTCAAACAGGGACAGGGAAAACGGCAGCTTTCGGTTTTCCGCTAATTCAAAAAATTGATGCCGACAACAGAAATACACAAGCATTAGTTTTATCGCCAACACGCGAGTTATGTTTACAGATTACTAACGAACTTAAAAACTACTCAAAATACGAAAAAGGTATTAATGTGGTAGCAGTTTACGGAGGAGCTAGTATAACAGAGCAAGCAAGAGAAATAAAGAGAGGTGCACAAATTATTGTGGCAACTCCAGGAAGAATGCAAGACATGATTAACAGAGGTCTAGTAAACATTAAAAATATAGATTACTGTATTTTGGATGAGGCTGACGAAATGTTAAACATGGGATTCTATGAGGATATCGTATCTATTTTATCAGATACTCCAGACGAAAAAAGTACATGGTTGTTCTCTGCGACTATGCCGCAAGAGGTTGCTAGAATTGCAAAACAATTTATGAGCGAACCAGTTGAGATTACTGTTGGTGCTAAAAACTCAGGTTCATCTACAGTTTCTCACGAATTTTATTTAGTTAATGCTCGTGACCGTTACGAAGCATTAAAACGTTTAGCCGATGCTAATCCAGACATTTTCTCAGTAGTCTTCTGTCGTACAAAAAGAGACACGCAAGCTATTGCTGAGAAATTAATTGAAGATGGATATAGCGCCGCTGCGTTACACGGAGATTTATCTCAAGCGCAACGTGATGGTGTAATGAAATCGTTCCGTGGAAGACAAATTCAGATGCTTGTTGCTACTGACGTTGCTGCACGTGGTATTGACGTTGATAACGTAACTCACGTTGTGAACTACCAATTACCTGACGAAATCGAAACTTACAACCACCGTTCTGGCCGTACAGGTAGAGCTGGAAAATTAGGTACTTCTATTGTAATTGTTACAAAAAGTGAGTTACGTAAAATTTCTTCTATCGAGAGAATCATCAAACAAAAATTCGAAGAAAAAACTATTCCATCTGGAATTGAAATCTGCGAAATTCAGTTATTACACTTAGCTAACAAAATTAAAGACACTGAGGTTGATCACGAAATTGACAACTATTTACCAGCAATCAACAATGTTCTTGAAGATTTATCTAAAGAAGAATTGATCAAGAAAATGGTTTCAGTAGAATTTAATCGTTTCATTACTTATTACAAGAAAAACAGAGATATTTCTGTTCAATCTGGTGAAAGACGTGAAAGAGGTGATTCTGAACCAAGAGAATTCAGCAATAATGGAGCAGTTCGTTATTTTGTAAACATCGGTTCTAGAGACAACTTCGATTGGATGTCATTAAAAGATTACTTGAAAGAAACATTAGATTTAGGTCGTGATGATATCTTTAAAGTAGATGTTAAAGAAGGATTCTCTTTCTTCAACACAGATCCACAGCATACAGACAAAGTAATGGACGTTTTAAACAACTTACAATTAGAAGGTCGTCGTATCAATGTTGAGATTTCTAAAAATGACGGTGGCGGAAGACGTGATCACAACAACCGTGGTGGCGGACGTAATTCTGGCGGACCAAGAAGAGAAGGAAACTTTGCTCCTAGACGTGAAGGCGGATTCAGAAGCGATAGAAATTCTTCAAGAGACGGTGGATCACGCGAAGGCGGATCTCGTGACGGAGGTTTTAGAGGCGATAGAAACTCAGCTCCTAGAAGAGATGGTGGTTTTAGAAGCTCTGCTCCAAGAAGCGAAGGTGGTTCAGATAGAGCTCCAAGACGTTCAGAAAACTTCGGCGATAGCTCAAGACCAAGAAGATCTAGAAGAGATTAA
- a CDS encoding non-canonical purine NTP diphosphatase has translation MKLVFASNNKNKIAEIQSMLPESIKILSLEDINCLEDIPETADTIEGNAILKADYVTQKYGYDCFADDTGLEVLALNGEPGVYSARYAGEQKNADDNMNKLLEALKNEKNRDAQFKTVITLNLEGKQYLFTGIAKGEITNTKTGTNGFGYDPIFKPENFDKTFAELPLETKNTIGHRGKAVKQLIDFLNTTK, from the coding sequence ATGAAACTTGTTTTCGCTTCCAATAACAAAAATAAAATCGCAGAAATTCAGAGTATGCTTCCAGAGAGTATCAAAATATTAAGCTTAGAGGATATTAATTGTTTGGAAGATATTCCAGAAACCGCCGATACAATTGAAGGAAATGCAATTTTAAAAGCTGATTACGTAACTCAAAAATATGGTTATGATTGTTTTGCAGATGATACAGGTTTAGAAGTTCTTGCTTTAAATGGTGAACCAGGAGTATATTCAGCTCGATACGCCGGAGAACAAAAAAATGCAGATGATAACATGAATAAGCTTTTGGAGGCTCTAAAAAATGAAAAAAATCGAGATGCGCAGTTCAAAACCGTTATTACTTTAAACTTAGAAGGAAAACAATATCTATTTACCGGAATTGCGAAAGGAGAAATTACAAATACAAAAACCGGAACAAACGGATTTGGTTATGATCCTATTTTTAAGCCCGAAAATTTTGACAAAACCTTTGCAGAATTACCCTTAGAGACCAAAAACACTATAGGTCACCGCGGAAAAGCTGTTAAGCAACTGATTGATTTTCTGAACACCACAAAATAA
- a CDS encoding carboxypeptidase-like regulatory domain-containing protein: protein MKYFAVFFFTLIANLGFAQDTQDAQPTVPQRVSGYVINDDSKQPLAGVNIINTNKVRGAKSDEKGYFEIDVQVNDTLHFSILGFQSLRIRVTNDWIKNKVTRIQLTEKAIALEEVVIAPFSLTGYLEIDSKLIPTKENYRYSISGLTQGYEAGEYAPNAFGKVLGSIFNPADMLYNFFGKNGKELKKLKEMKKDDTVRTLLESKYDRETVAVLLGISKDEIPEIMHRCNYSDSFIQSANDLQIMDAISACYEQYKVLKRN from the coding sequence ATGAAATATTTCGCAGTTTTCTTTTTTACACTTATCGCTAACCTTGGTTTCGCGCAAGATACACAAGATGCACAGCCAACAGTTCCACAAAGAGTTTCAGGTTATGTTATTAACGACGACAGCAAACAACCGCTTGCTGGCGTAAATATCATTAACACCAACAAGGTGCGTGGTGCAAAATCTGACGAAAAAGGGTATTTTGAAATTGATGTGCAAGTCAATGACACGCTTCATTTTTCTATTCTAGGATTTCAATCGCTAAGAATTAGAGTTACAAACGACTGGATTAAGAATAAAGTAACTAGAATTCAGCTTACAGAAAAAGCGATTGCTTTGGAAGAAGTGGTTATTGCACCTTTTTCCCTAACAGGTTATCTTGAAATTGACTCTAAATTAATTCCAACAAAAGAAAACTATCGTTATAGCATTTCAGGTTTAACGCAAGGTTACGAAGCCGGAGAATATGCTCCAAATGCTTTCGGAAAAGTTCTCGGTTCGATTTTTAACCCTGCCGACATGCTCTATAATTTCTTTGGAAAGAACGGAAAAGAGCTCAAGAAGCTAAAGGAAATGAAAAAAGACGATACCGTACGAACACTTTTAGAGTCCAAATACGATCGCGAAACGGTTGCAGTATTATTAGGCATCAGCAAAGATGAAATTCCTGAAATTATGCATCGTTGCAATTATTCTGATTCTTTCATTCAATCTGCAAACGATCTTCAAATTATGGATGCAATCAGTGCTTGTTACGAACAGTATAAAGTTTTGAAAAGAAATTAA
- a CDS encoding DUF4268 domain-containing protein has protein sequence MYSKEESQRIKREFWVAFAEKYPRKWVLYDTKIKDFSFKFYVDNKKAQVLIDIEHRSDEKRIAYFEKLEALKNILEEEFIKDLVFEKNHTLESGKTISRIWVEKLGVGFSNKNTWDTIFDFFNENMHALEMFYLEYDEFIKDIDSL, from the coding sequence ATGTACAGCAAAGAAGAATCGCAAAGAATAAAAAGAGAATTTTGGGTAGCTTTTGCCGAAAAATATCCTCGTAAATGGGTGCTTTATGATACAAAGATCAAAGACTTTTCTTTTAAGTTTTATGTTGACAACAAAAAGGCTCAGGTTCTAATTGACATTGAACACCGAAGCGATGAAAAACGTATTGCTTATTTTGAAAAACTGGAAGCTTTAAAAAATATTTTAGAAGAAGAATTTATTAAAGATTTAGTCTTTGAGAAAAACCATACTTTAGAAAGTGGTAAAACCATCAGCAGAATCTGGGTTGAAAAACTTGGCGTTGGTTTCAGCAATAAAAATACTTGGGATACTATTTTTGATTTTTTCAACGAAAATATGCACGCTCTAGAAATGTTCTATTTAGAATATGATGAGTTTATTAAGGATATTGATTCTTTGTAA
- a CDS encoding S8 family serine peptidase has product MRCSFTFLLLLLSFTVFSQEDAWVYFNGKPNAQAFYDNPLSELSQRSLDRRTSQNIALDITDAPLETSYVNQITSSAGITVKAQSKWLNALHIQGTQSNINALKSLSFVSRVEFADRTLNTTGKRVSEASANQVHEQLKTTIDYSYGNSANQIQMLNGQVLHQQNFTGEGKIIAVMDGGFPGVNTAQPFENLRNNNKILGGYDYTTRNSNFYTGDSHGTSVLSTMGGFKANSLVGTAPNASYYLFITEIQAQEIPLEESLWVEAAEKADALGVDIITTSLGYFLDRDEIRYNHTYSEMNGITTFISRGAEIAFSKGILVLASAGNEGTQVEKHIGSPADAVSVLTVGSVNASKVRASSSSIGPTYDGRIKPDVMAQGASAVVSDANGNIGTASGTSFSCPIMAGMAASLWQAFPTKTNKEIRQMIVKSADRYANPDNNYGYGIPNFGATLSVDDFIAETAFSVYPNPTQKSITFSFLNEDNTASVTIYSVLGQKLIEEKISNLNPVLSLQSLQSGLYFYSFDANKLHKTGKIIKQ; this is encoded by the coding sequence ATGAGATGTAGCTTTACTTTTCTTTTATTACTTCTTTCGTTTACAGTATTTTCACAAGAAGATGCGTGGGTTTATTTTAATGGTAAACCTAATGCACAAGCTTTTTATGACAATCCGCTAAGCGAGCTTTCACAAAGATCCTTGGATCGAAGAACTAGCCAGAATATTGCTTTAGATATTACTGATGCTCCTTTGGAAACTTCGTATGTAAATCAAATTACATCAAGTGCAGGAATTACGGTAAAAGCGCAATCAAAATGGCTGAATGCACTTCATATTCAGGGAACTCAATCGAACATTAACGCCTTAAAATCACTGTCTTTTGTTTCTAGGGTAGAGTTTGCAGATAGAACTTTAAATACTACAGGGAAAAGAGTTTCTGAAGCTTCGGCAAACCAAGTTCACGAACAGTTAAAAACTACAATTGATTATTCTTACGGAAATTCTGCGAATCAAATTCAGATGTTAAACGGGCAAGTTCTGCATCAGCAGAATTTTACTGGAGAAGGAAAAATTATAGCCGTTATGGACGGCGGTTTTCCTGGCGTTAATACTGCACAACCATTTGAAAATCTTAGAAATAATAATAAAATTCTAGGCGGTTATGATTATACTACCAGAAATAGCAATTTCTATACGGGCGATTCTCATGGGACTTCGGTGCTTTCAACAATGGGAGGTTTTAAAGCAAATTCTTTAGTTGGAACTGCTCCAAATGCCTCATATTATCTTTTTATTACAGAAATTCAAGCTCAAGAGATTCCATTAGAAGAGTCGCTGTGGGTAGAAGCCGCAGAAAAGGCAGATGCTTTAGGAGTCGATATAATTACTACTTCATTAGGATATTTTCTGGATAGAGACGAAATCAGATACAATCATACGTATAGCGAGATGAACGGAATCACGACTTTTATTTCTCGTGGTGCCGAAATTGCTTTTAGCAAAGGAATTTTGGTTTTGGCATCTGCTGGAAATGAAGGAACTCAAGTAGAAAAACATATTGGTTCGCCTGCAGATGCGGTTTCAGTATTGACAGTTGGTTCTGTTAATGCCTCTAAAGTAAGAGCTAGTTCCAGTTCTATCGGACCAACTTATGATGGAAGAATAAAACCAGATGTTATGGCACAAGGGGCATCGGCGGTAGTTTCTGATGCAAATGGCAATATTGGCACAGCAAGCGGAACGTCATTTTCATGTCCGATAATGGCAGGAATGGCGGCTTCTTTATGGCAGGCTTTTCCAACTAAAACCAATAAAGAAATCAGGCAAATGATTGTAAAATCTGCTGATAGATATGCCAATCCAGATAATAATTATGGATATGGAATACCAAATTTTGGAGCAACTTTGAGTGTTGATGATTTTATTGCCGAAACTGCTTTTTCGGTTTATCCAAACCCAACTCAAAAATCGATTACTTTTTCTTTTTTAAACGAAGACAATACAGCATCAGTAACTATTTATTCTGTTTTAGGACAGAAGTTAATTGAAGAAAAAATTAGTAATTTAAATCCCGTTCTGTCTTTGCAATCTTTACAAAGCGGACTTTATTTTTATAGTTTTGATGCCAATAAACTGCATAAGACAGGAAAGATAATCAAGCAATAA
- a CDS encoding aminoacyl-histidine dipeptidase, with protein MSQEIRNLEPKALWNKFADLNAVPRPSKKEERVIEFMKNFGNSLGLETFEDEIRNVIIRKPATPGMENRKPIVMQGHLDMVHQKNADTVFDFDTQGIDMYVDGDWVRARGTTLGADNGLGVATIMAILESKDIPHPAIEALFTIDEETGMTGALNLKGGILQGQILLNLDTEEDDEIDIGCAGGIDVTATRAYHEEEVPEGSVGYTITVKGLNGGHSGMDIHKGLGNANKIMNRLLFDAFENFGLQIVEINGGSLRNAIPRESVAKVIISQMFDEAYVYDMQEIISDIKAEYKTTEPNLSIEIVKGDLPEKVMELGVQEGIIRAIYAAQNGVYKMSADMADLVETSNNIARVVIKDGEILVGCLTRSSVESSKFDLANSLRSAFELVGCEVELSGSYPGWTPNVNSEILEVLKDIYEKQNGEQPKVVACHAGLECGILGTNYPDMDMISFGPTIHGAHSPDERASISSAQKYWKFVLEILENIPVK; from the coding sequence ATGAGTCAAGAAATAAGAAATCTGGAACCAAAAGCACTTTGGAACAAATTTGCAGATCTAAATGCTGTTCCTCGTCCATCGAAGAAAGAAGAGCGTGTAATTGAGTTTATGAAAAACTTTGGAAACAGCTTAGGTTTAGAAACTTTCGAAGATGAAATCAGAAACGTAATTATCAGAAAACCTGCAACTCCAGGAATGGAAAACCGTAAACCAATCGTAATGCAAGGACATTTAGATATGGTACATCAAAAAAATGCCGATACTGTTTTTGATTTTGATACACAAGGAATCGATATGTATGTTGATGGTGACTGGGTTCGCGCACGCGGTACAACACTTGGAGCTGATAATGGGTTAGGAGTGGCGACTATTATGGCAATTCTAGAAAGCAAAGATATTCCGCATCCTGCAATCGAAGCTTTATTTACAATTGATGAAGAAACAGGAATGACGGGAGCTTTAAATCTAAAAGGCGGAATTTTGCAAGGTCAGATTTTATTGAATTTGGATACTGAAGAGGATGATGAAATTGATATTGGATGTGCTGGTGGAATTGATGTAACTGCTACAAGAGCATATCATGAAGAAGAAGTTCCAGAAGGTTCTGTTGGTTATACTATTACAGTAAAAGGCTTAAACGGTGGGCATTCAGGAATGGATATTCATAAAGGTCTAGGAAATGCAAATAAAATCATGAATCGTTTATTATTTGATGCATTCGAAAACTTTGGTTTGCAGATTGTTGAAATTAATGGAGGAAGTCTTAGAAATGCAATTCCGAGAGAAAGCGTTGCCAAAGTAATCATTTCTCAAATGTTTGATGAGGCTTATGTTTATGATATGCAGGAAATCATTTCTGATATCAAAGCTGAGTACAAAACAACTGAACCAAACTTATCAATTGAAATCGTAAAAGGTGATTTACCGGAAAAAGTAATGGAACTTGGTGTTCAAGAAGGAATCATCAGAGCGATTTACGCGGCGCAGAATGGAGTTTATAAAATGAGTGCTGATATGGCCGATTTAGTTGAAACTTCAAATAATATTGCTCGTGTAGTAATTAAAGACGGTGAAATTTTAGTTGGATGTTTAACGCGTTCTTCTGTAGAATCTTCAAAATTTGATTTAGCTAATTCGTTACGTTCTGCGTTTGAATTAGTTGGATGCGAAGTAGAACTTTCTGGTTCTTATCCAGGTTGGACACCAAATGTAAACTCTGAAATCTTAGAAGTTTTAAAAGATATTTACGAAAAACAAAATGGAGAACAACCAAAAGTAGTGGCTTGTCACGCTGGTTTAGAGTGCGGAATTTTAGGAACAAATTATCCAGATATGGATATGATTTCTTTTGGTCCAACAATTCACGGAGCGCATTCTCCAGACGAAAGAGCAAGTATTTCTTCTGCACAGAAATATTGGAAATTTGTACTAGAGATTTTAGAGAATATTCCAGTTAAATAA